The Burkholderia cepacia genome includes a region encoding these proteins:
- a CDS encoding glutathione S-transferase family protein, giving the protein MSPILLYGIPAGCSFGSIVALEWVGQPYRLSRITMPGLVTSDAFLALNAAAETPAFITEAGNVLTESMAILNHIGAQASGAGLAFRQGTHDFDQLNRMLAWLNTTFFNAFGALWYVYEHAAEGTEKEVLQAYGRNRVMRAHRQLEAMLGDGPWLLGRQRTLADAYFAGIARWADYHAVFERDAFPRIAELRARLGDDPGVQFAHAIEDERALPASTAFEGHVALDAALPLARLAPASAPA; this is encoded by the coding sequence ATGTCTCCGATCCTTCTCTACGGTATTCCCGCCGGCTGTTCGTTCGGCTCGATCGTCGCGCTCGAATGGGTCGGCCAGCCGTACCGGCTGTCGCGCATCACGATGCCGGGCCTCGTGACGAGCGACGCGTTTCTCGCGCTGAACGCCGCGGCCGAGACGCCGGCGTTCATCACCGAGGCCGGCAACGTGCTGACCGAGAGCATGGCGATCCTCAACCATATCGGCGCGCAGGCGTCCGGCGCCGGTCTCGCGTTCCGGCAGGGCACGCACGATTTCGACCAGCTGAACCGGATGCTGGCGTGGCTGAACACGACGTTCTTCAACGCATTCGGCGCGCTCTGGTACGTCTACGAGCACGCCGCCGAAGGCACGGAAAAGGAGGTTCTGCAGGCGTACGGCCGCAACCGCGTGATGCGCGCGCACCGTCAGCTCGAGGCGATGCTCGGCGACGGCCCGTGGCTGCTCGGCCGGCAGCGCACGCTGGCCGATGCGTATTTCGCGGGGATCGCCCGCTGGGCCGACTATCACGCGGTGTTCGAGCGCGACGCGTTCCCGCGCATCGCGGAATTGCGCGCGCGGCTCGGCGACGACCCCGGCGTGCAGTTTGCCCACGCGATCGAGGACGAGCGGGCGCTGCCGGCCTCGACGGCGTTCGAAGGGCACGTCGCGCTCGATGCCGCGCTCCCGCTCGCCCGGCTCGCGCCGGCGTCCGCGCCGGCCTGA
- a CDS encoding ABC transporter permease, translating into MYVLKLIARNALRHRLRTLLTVLGLTIAVLAFGLLHTVVDAWYAGAAAASSGRLVTRNAISLVFPLPVSYENRIRGAEGVTAVVRSNWFGGIYRDPKNFFASFAVSDNYLDLYPEFIVPEQQRADYNRDRRGCLVGRQLADQFGFKVGDVIPLKGTIYPGTWDFVVRGILDGRDDSTITRQLVFHWEYLNERVRKTTPRQADQVGVYVFGIAAPDDAAAISRNVDAVFRNSLAETLTETEQAFQLGFVAMSNQIIAAIRLVSYVVILIIMAVMANAMAMSARERTAEYATLKALGFGPGFLALIVFGESVVIAAIGGSLGMLAMPPAAHLFKQATGGVFPVFNVSAQTIALQAACSVAVGFAAAIVPAWQAARVRVVEGLRAIG; encoded by the coding sequence ATGTACGTGCTGAAGCTGATCGCGCGCAATGCGCTGCGGCACCGGCTGCGCACGCTGCTGACCGTGCTCGGGCTCACGATCGCGGTGCTCGCGTTCGGGCTGCTGCATACGGTGGTCGACGCGTGGTACGCGGGCGCGGCCGCCGCGTCCAGCGGGCGGCTCGTCACGCGCAACGCGATCTCGCTCGTGTTTCCGCTGCCCGTCAGCTACGAGAACCGGATCCGCGGCGCCGAAGGCGTGACGGCCGTGGTCCGCTCGAACTGGTTCGGCGGCATCTACCGCGACCCGAAGAACTTCTTCGCGAGCTTCGCGGTGTCGGACAACTACCTCGACCTGTACCCCGAATTCATCGTGCCCGAGCAGCAGCGCGCCGACTACAACCGCGACCGGCGCGGCTGCCTGGTCGGGCGCCAGCTCGCCGATCAGTTCGGCTTCAAGGTCGGCGACGTGATCCCGCTGAAGGGCACGATCTATCCGGGCACGTGGGACTTCGTCGTGCGCGGGATTCTCGACGGCCGCGACGATTCGACGATCACGCGCCAGCTGGTGTTTCACTGGGAATACCTGAACGAGCGCGTGCGCAAGACGACGCCGCGGCAGGCCGACCAGGTCGGCGTGTACGTGTTCGGGATCGCCGCCCCGGACGATGCCGCCGCGATCTCCCGCAACGTCGACGCGGTGTTCAGGAACTCGCTCGCCGAGACGCTGACCGAAACCGAACAGGCGTTCCAGCTCGGCTTCGTCGCGATGTCGAACCAGATCATCGCGGCGATCCGCCTGGTGTCGTACGTGGTGATCCTGATCATCATGGCGGTGATGGCCAATGCGATGGCGATGAGCGCGCGCGAACGCACGGCCGAATACGCGACGCTGAAGGCGCTCGGCTTCGGCCCCGGGTTCCTCGCGCTGATCGTGTTCGGCGAATCGGTCGTGATTGCCGCGATCGGCGGCAGCCTCGGCATGCTCGCGATGCCGCCGGCGGCGCATCTGTTCAAGCAGGCGACCGGCGGCGTGTTCCCGGTCTTCAACGTGTCCGCGCAGACGATCGCGCTGCAGGCCGCGTGCTCGGTCGCGGTCGGCTTCGCGGCCGCGATCGTGCCGGCGTGGCAGGCGGCGCGCGTGCGTGTGGTCGAGGGCCTGCGGGCGATCGGCTAG
- a CDS encoding ABC transporter ATP-binding protein — translation MNHAPPPLVELSHVAKSYRRGNQIVPVLTDITLDIGEGDFVALMGPSGSGKSTLLNLVAGIDRPDGGELRVGGLDISQLAEAQLAEWRAANVGFIFQFYNLMPVLTAFENVELPLMLTHLSRRERRERVELVLDMVNLGDRTSHYPSELSGGQQQRVAIARALITDPVLIVADEPTGDLDRASATDVLAMLQRMNAELGKTIIMVTHDAHAAGAARSLVHLEKGELIDGHAG, via the coding sequence GTGAACCACGCCCCGCCGCCCCTCGTCGAGCTCAGCCACGTCGCGAAATCGTACCGGCGCGGCAACCAGATCGTGCCCGTGCTGACCGACATCACGCTCGACATCGGCGAAGGCGACTTCGTCGCGCTGATGGGGCCGTCCGGCTCCGGCAAGAGCACGCTGCTGAACCTCGTGGCCGGCATCGACCGGCCCGACGGCGGCGAGCTGCGCGTGGGCGGGCTCGACATCTCGCAACTCGCGGAGGCGCAACTGGCCGAATGGCGCGCGGCGAACGTCGGCTTCATCTTCCAGTTCTACAACCTGATGCCGGTGCTCACCGCGTTCGAGAACGTCGAGCTGCCGCTGATGCTCACGCACCTGTCGCGCCGCGAGCGGCGCGAGCGCGTCGAGCTCGTGCTCGACATGGTGAACCTCGGCGACCGCACGAGCCACTACCCGTCCGAGCTGTCGGGCGGCCAGCAGCAGCGCGTCGCGATCGCGCGCGCACTGATCACCGACCCCGTGCTGATCGTCGCCGACGAGCCGACCGGTGACCTCGACCGCGCGTCGGCCACCGACGTGCTCGCGATGCTGCAGCGGATGAACGCCGAGCTCGGCAAGACGATCATCATGGTGACCCACGACGCGCACGCGGCCGGCGCCGCGCGCTCGCTCGTGCACCTGGAAAAAGGGGAGCTGATCGATGGGCACGCCGGTTGA
- a CDS encoding efflux RND transporter periplasmic adaptor subunit codes for MPDHNLDKLKIDRPPLTAAAQRRHPWRRHAAIALVVAVAIGAGFALTGRPAVDTTTVTSAYPYQNDTQLNATGYVVPQRKAAVASKGQGRVEWLGVLEGTRVKKDEIIARLESRDVAAALGQALAQVKVAQANLALQQAELKDAEIAFHRTEILAPKGAVPAAQYDTDLARVNKARASVNSSRAAIASADANAQAAQVAVDQTVIRAPFDGIVLAKHANVGDNITPFSSASDSKGAVVTIADMDTLEVEADVAESNIAKIRAEQPCEIQLDALPDMRFAGRVSRIVPTVDRSKATVLVKVRFVDRDERVLPDMSAKIAFLSKPVSAQDRQPVTAVQASAVVERDGRPVVFVVKDDIVHATAVTAGMRIGELVAIRGVKPGDTVVLAPGTKLKDGAKVTVAKK; via the coding sequence TTGCCCGATCACAATCTGGACAAACTGAAAATCGACCGGCCGCCGCTCACCGCGGCCGCGCAGCGACGGCACCCGTGGCGCCGCCATGCGGCCATCGCGCTCGTCGTCGCCGTCGCCATCGGCGCGGGGTTCGCGCTGACCGGCCGGCCGGCCGTCGACACCACCACCGTCACGTCCGCCTATCCGTACCAGAACGACACGCAGCTGAATGCGACCGGCTACGTCGTGCCGCAGCGCAAGGCCGCGGTCGCGTCGAAGGGCCAGGGGCGCGTCGAATGGCTCGGCGTGCTGGAAGGCACGCGCGTGAAGAAGGACGAGATCATCGCGCGACTCGAAAGCCGCGACGTCGCGGCCGCGCTCGGGCAGGCGCTGGCGCAGGTCAAGGTCGCGCAAGCCAACCTGGCGCTGCAGCAGGCCGAGTTGAAGGACGCCGAAATCGCGTTCCATCGCACCGAAATCCTCGCGCCGAAGGGTGCGGTGCCGGCGGCGCAGTACGACACCGATCTCGCGCGCGTCAACAAGGCGCGGGCCTCCGTCAACAGCAGCCGGGCCGCGATCGCGTCGGCCGACGCCAACGCGCAGGCCGCGCAGGTCGCGGTCGACCAGACGGTGATCCGCGCGCCGTTCGACGGCATCGTGCTCGCGAAGCACGCGAACGTCGGCGACAACATCACGCCGTTCTCGTCCGCGTCGGACAGCAAGGGGGCGGTCGTGACGATCGCCGACATGGACACGCTCGAGGTCGAGGCCGACGTCGCCGAATCGAACATCGCGAAGATCCGCGCCGAGCAGCCGTGCGAGATCCAGCTCGACGCGCTGCCCGACATGCGCTTCGCGGGCCGCGTGTCGCGCATCGTGCCGACCGTCGACCGCTCGAAGGCCACCGTGCTCGTGAAGGTGCGCTTCGTCGACCGCGACGAGCGCGTGCTGCCCGACATGAGCGCGAAGATCGCGTTCCTGTCGAAGCCGGTGTCGGCGCAGGACCGGCAGCCCGTGACGGCCGTGCAGGCGAGCGCCGTGGTCGAGCGCGACGGCCGGCCGGTCGTGTTCGTCGTGAAGGACGACATCGTGCACGCGACGGCCGTGACCGCCGGCATGCGGATCGGCGAGCTCGTCGCGATCCGCGGCGTGAAACCCGGCGACACGGTCGTGCTCGCACCGGGCACGAAGCTCAAGGACGGCGCGAAAGTGACCGTCGCGAAGAAGTAG
- a CDS encoding Mut7-C RNAse domain-containing protein, whose protein sequence is MATATFRFHGELNAFLPRAQRDRAFARACGSAASVKHMVEALGVPHTEIGRLCVNGAPAPFDRRLADGDRVDVYPERAPQPADGARAPAPPDWRFVADAHLGGLAQLLRLAGFDTCYDNHYRDDELAALAAREGRIVLTRDRELLKRRAVERGCYLHALQPADQLRELFERLDLAPHMHPFRLCLRCNAPLHPLSAEDAALRVPAGVRQRHRRFAACDVCRRVFWEGSHWRRMRTVVDAMRAVAPGA, encoded by the coding sequence ATGGCGACCGCGACCTTCCGCTTCCACGGCGAACTGAACGCCTTTCTCCCGCGCGCGCAGCGCGACCGCGCGTTCGCCCGCGCGTGCGGCAGCGCGGCGAGCGTCAAGCACATGGTCGAGGCGCTCGGCGTCCCGCATACCGAAATCGGCCGGCTGTGCGTGAACGGCGCGCCGGCGCCGTTCGACCGGCGGCTCGCGGACGGCGACCGCGTCGACGTCTACCCGGAACGCGCGCCGCAACCCGCGGACGGCGCCCGCGCGCCGGCGCCGCCGGACTGGCGCTTCGTCGCCGACGCCCATCTCGGCGGCCTCGCGCAACTGCTGCGCCTCGCGGGCTTCGACACCTGCTACGACAACCACTACCGCGACGACGAGCTCGCGGCGCTCGCCGCGCGCGAGGGCCGGATCGTGCTGACCCGCGACCGCGAGCTGCTCAAGCGGCGCGCGGTCGAGCGCGGCTGCTACCTGCACGCGCTGCAGCCGGCCGACCAGTTGCGCGAACTGTTCGAGCGGCTCGATCTCGCGCCGCACATGCACCCGTTCCGGCTGTGCCTGCGCTGCAATGCACCGCTGCATCCGCTGAGCGCCGAAGACGCGGCCCTGCGCGTGCCGGCCGGCGTCCGGCAGCGGCACCGGCGCTTCGCCGCGTGCGACGTGTGCCGGCGCGTGTTCTGGGAAGGCTCGCACTGGCGGCGCATGCGCACGGTGGTCGACGCGATGCGCGCTGTCGCGCCCGGGGCCTGA
- a CDS encoding NAD(P)-dependent oxidoreductase gives MDLGFIGLGEMGQAIATNLLKAGHTVRVWNRSRERAEPLAAVGAQIVDTPADAFRGDAVFSMLADDAAAREVFDDALLAQAPRGLIHVNMATVSVALAESLAHAHASRGIHYVAAPVMGRPDVAAAARLTIMAGGPAEAIDRVQPLFDAIGQKTWRFGSLPQHANVAKIAANFTLASAIETLGEASALLGAHGVAMRDFLDVITGSVFPGPVYEGYGSMIAERRYEPARFKARLGLKDVRLALEAGDAVSVPLPVASVVRDNLLDALAHGGGDQDFAVLGEVALRRAGR, from the coding sequence ATGGATCTCGGGTTTATCGGGCTGGGCGAAATGGGGCAGGCGATCGCGACGAACCTGCTGAAGGCCGGACACACGGTGCGGGTCTGGAACCGGTCGCGCGAGCGCGCCGAGCCGCTGGCCGCGGTCGGCGCGCAGATCGTCGACACGCCGGCCGACGCGTTTCGCGGCGACGCGGTGTTCTCGATGCTGGCCGACGATGCCGCCGCGCGCGAGGTCTTCGACGATGCGCTGCTCGCGCAGGCGCCGCGCGGCCTGATCCACGTCAACATGGCGACGGTGTCGGTCGCGCTGGCCGAATCGCTCGCGCACGCGCATGCGTCGCGCGGCATCCATTACGTCGCCGCGCCGGTGATGGGACGGCCCGATGTCGCGGCCGCCGCGCGCCTGACGATCATGGCGGGCGGCCCGGCCGAGGCGATCGACCGCGTGCAGCCGCTGTTCGACGCGATCGGCCAGAAGACCTGGCGGTTCGGTTCGCTGCCGCAGCACGCGAACGTCGCGAAGATCGCCGCGAACTTCACGCTCGCGTCGGCGATCGAGACGCTCGGCGAGGCGTCCGCGCTGCTGGGCGCGCATGGCGTCGCGATGCGCGACTTCCTCGACGTGATCACCGGCAGCGTGTTTCCGGGGCCCGTCTACGAGGGTTACGGCTCGATGATCGCCGAGCGGCGCTACGAGCCTGCGCGCTTCAAGGCGCGCCTCGGGCTGAAGGACGTTCGCCTGGCGCTGGAAGCCGGCGACGCCGTGTCGGTGCCGCTGCCGGTGGCGAGCGTCGTGCGCGACAACCTGCTCGACGCGCTTGCGCACGGCGGCGGCGACCAGGATTTCGCGGTGCTCGGCGAAGTCGCACTGCGCCGCGCGGGCCGCTGA
- a CDS encoding LysE family translocator, with translation MSLHTWWLFVATVFVVSAIPGPNMLLVMTHGARHGLRRSSATMAGCLSALVLMLSVSAAGLGAVLEAWPAMFNTLRFAGAAYLIYLGVKAWRARVEADAPGADVETVPRQAAPASRGVLFRNGFLVAGSNPKAILFAAALLPQFINAAEPTLPQFGILVVTFAVIEVSWYLVYASFGTRIGATLKSQSVAKIFNRLTGGLFVGFGAMMALVRH, from the coding sequence ATGAGCTTGCATACGTGGTGGCTTTTCGTGGCGACGGTGTTCGTCGTGTCGGCGATTCCGGGCCCGAACATGCTGCTGGTGATGACGCACGGCGCGCGGCATGGCCTGCGGCGCTCGTCGGCGACGATGGCAGGCTGCCTCTCCGCGCTGGTGCTGATGCTGTCGGTGTCGGCGGCGGGCCTCGGGGCCGTGCTCGAGGCGTGGCCGGCGATGTTCAACACGTTGCGCTTCGCGGGCGCGGCCTACCTGATCTACCTCGGCGTGAAGGCGTGGCGCGCACGCGTCGAGGCCGACGCGCCGGGCGCCGACGTCGAAACCGTGCCGCGCCAGGCCGCGCCGGCATCGCGCGGGGTGCTGTTCCGCAACGGTTTCCTGGTCGCGGGCAGCAACCCGAAGGCGATCCTGTTCGCGGCCGCGCTGCTGCCGCAGTTCATCAACGCGGCCGAGCCGACGCTGCCGCAATTCGGCATTCTCGTCGTCACGTTCGCGGTGATCGAGGTGAGCTGGTATCTCGTCTACGCGTCGTTCGGCACGCGCATCGGCGCGACGCTGAAGAGCCAGAGCGTCGCGAAGATCTTCAACCGGCTGACGGGCGGGCTGTTCGTCGGCTTCGGCGCGATGATGGCGCTGGTTCGTCACTGA
- a CDS encoding MFS transporter, producing the protein MTRPADLCPAPAAAPRASGGATPALSAGMTLFFAATVGVIVIDLFAAQPLTGPISADLHLPPGLAGLVAMLPQLGYAAGLVLLVPLVDLLENRRVIVTTLAVCAAMLALPAFTRSGTVFLLATLVAGAASSVIQMLVPMAASMAPETQRGRAVGNVMSGLMIGILLSRPLASLIAGSAGWRAFYGIAAAADASIAAVLALRLPARRPHATAGYRALLASMGRLLADEPVLRRHALSAALAMAAFSAFWTAVGLRLAQPPFGLDLHGIALFAFAGASGAIATPFAGRAGDRGHGAAALRLAHFSMLTALVAIGVAGAGWFGFDAHAHRGLALALLAGGAALLDAGVIVDQTIGRRAINLLNPAARGRLNGLFVGLFFIGGALGAALAGSAWAWRGWSAVCGVALAFTGAAGAFGRLAERRPGTAAVPGARP; encoded by the coding sequence ATGACCCGCCCCGCCGATCTCTGCCCTGCCCCTGCCGCCGCGCCGCGCGCATCCGGCGGCGCAACGCCCGCGTTGAGCGCGGGCATGACGCTGTTCTTCGCCGCGACGGTCGGCGTGATCGTGATCGACCTGTTCGCCGCGCAGCCGCTGACGGGCCCGATCAGCGCCGATCTCCACCTGCCGCCCGGCCTTGCCGGGCTCGTCGCGATGTTGCCGCAGCTCGGCTACGCGGCCGGGCTCGTGCTGCTCGTGCCGCTCGTCGACCTGCTGGAGAATCGCCGGGTGATCGTGACGACGCTCGCCGTGTGCGCGGCGATGCTCGCGCTGCCCGCGTTCACGCGGTCGGGCACCGTGTTCCTGCTGGCCACCCTCGTGGCCGGTGCCGCGTCGAGCGTGATCCAGATGCTCGTGCCGATGGCCGCGTCGATGGCGCCCGAGACGCAGCGCGGCCGCGCGGTCGGCAACGTGATGAGCGGGCTGATGATCGGCATCCTGCTGTCGCGGCCGCTCGCGAGCCTGATCGCGGGCTCGGCCGGCTGGCGTGCGTTCTACGGCATCGCCGCGGCCGCGGACGCGTCCATCGCCGCCGTGCTCGCGTTGCGGCTGCCCGCGCGCCGGCCGCATGCGACGGCCGGCTATCGCGCGCTGCTCGCGTCGATGGGGCGCCTGCTGGCCGACGAGCCGGTGCTGCGCCGGCATGCGCTGTCGGCCGCGCTCGCGATGGCCGCGTTCAGCGCATTCTGGACCGCGGTCGGGCTGCGGCTCGCGCAGCCGCCGTTCGGCCTCGACCTGCACGGGATCGCGCTGTTCGCGTTCGCCGGCGCGAGCGGCGCGATCGCAACCCCATTCGCCGGCCGGGCCGGTGATCGCGGCCACGGCGCCGCCGCGCTGCGGCTCGCGCACTTCTCGATGCTGACGGCGCTCGTCGCGATCGGCGTCGCAGGCGCCGGCTGGTTCGGCTTCGACGCGCACGCGCATCGCGGCCTCGCGCTCGCGCTGCTGGCCGGCGGCGCGGCGCTGCTCGACGCGGGTGTCATCGTCGACCAGACGATCGGCCGCCGCGCGATCAACCTGCTGAACCCGGCCGCACGCGGCCGCCTGAACGGGCTGTTCGTCGGGCTGTTCTTCATCGGCGGCGCGCTCGGCGCGGCGCTCGCAGGCAGTGCGTGGGCGTGGCGCGGGTGGAGCGCGGTGTGCGGCGTCGCGCTGGCGTTCACCGGCGCCGCCGGCGCGTTCGGGCGCCTGGCCGAGCGCCGTCCCGGCACGGCGGCCGTGCCCGGCGCACGCCCCTGA
- a CDS encoding LysR family transcriptional regulator, giving the protein MNTRDLQAFVAVVDSGSMVAAAAKLHLTQPGLTRRVQNLETLLGMPLLERQSKPLKPTAAGRDVYALARNVLGAVDELMAAGSPDSEPSGELRIGVPPFLSELALEQPIDRLRDAFARLTLRVTAGWSPALVAGLERGALDAAAVMMPASAVLPDALTTTLLGTQPVVLVAARDFPLPDGPLSLDTLSRFPWVLSQDGCGMRSALSRTLGAAGLPFDVAVEAFGSELQLSLVARGAGIGIAAPNALARSAHRDGLRVVRTSGLETRINVWIVHGALPGRLVRPVALLRDALGEVLAQENEVGSEVLTV; this is encoded by the coding sequence TTGAATACGCGTGATCTCCAGGCGTTCGTCGCGGTGGTCGACAGCGGGTCGATGGTCGCGGCGGCGGCGAAGCTTCACCTGACGCAGCCGGGCCTGACGCGGCGCGTGCAGAATCTCGAAACGCTGCTCGGCATGCCGCTGCTCGAACGGCAAAGCAAGCCGCTGAAGCCGACTGCCGCCGGGCGCGACGTCTACGCGCTCGCGCGCAACGTGCTGGGCGCGGTCGACGAGCTGATGGCGGCGGGTTCGCCGGACAGCGAGCCGTCCGGCGAGCTGCGCATCGGCGTGCCGCCGTTCCTGTCCGAGCTGGCGCTCGAGCAGCCGATCGACCGGCTGCGCGACGCGTTTGCGCGCCTCACGCTGCGGGTGACGGCCGGCTGGTCGCCGGCGCTCGTGGCGGGCCTCGAACGGGGCGCGCTCGACGCGGCGGCGGTGATGATGCCGGCGAGCGCGGTGTTGCCTGATGCGCTGACGACGACGCTGCTCGGCACGCAACCGGTCGTGCTGGTCGCGGCGCGCGATTTCCCGCTGCCGGACGGCCCGCTGTCGCTCGACACGCTGTCGCGTTTTCCGTGGGTGCTGAGCCAGGACGGCTGCGGGATGCGCTCGGCGCTGAGCCGCACGCTCGGCGCGGCCGGGCTGCCGTTCGACGTCGCGGTCGAGGCGTTCGGCTCGGAGCTGCAGCTGTCGCTCGTCGCGCGCGGCGCGGGCATCGGCATCGCCGCGCCGAACGCGCTGGCGCGCAGCGCGCACCGCGATGGGCTGCGGGTAGTCCGCACCTCCGGGCTGGAGACGCGAATCAACGTGTGGATCGTGCACGGCGCGCTGCCGGGCCGGCTGGTGCGGCCCGTCGCGCTGCTGCGCGATGCGCTGGGCGAGGTGCTGGCGCAGGAAAACGAGGTAGGGTCAGAAGTGCTGACTGTTTAG
- a CDS encoding OmpW/AlkL family protein, whose product MKKTLLCAAAGAAAVAPLAAHAQSAGSNVVTLGWFHVMPQQSSTPMTTNVAPTPINTPLRLPPSFTSPGTGLHTSGADTVGLTVSHFLTDHIAVTSVAGVPPVFKVSGQGTIKPPGPAGALGTQNIGLASVNPIVKSVRQWSPAAILQYYFGAANAKFRPFLGLGVSYNWFSDLQLNTNFIKQTQDNLGAILAAGAGKPGTTSVEAKASSSWQPVFNAGLQYNMTEHFGLVASVTYIPLKTTSTVTIKAADGSVLAESKSDLKADPIISYVGMTYKF is encoded by the coding sequence ATGAAGAAAACCCTTCTCTGCGCGGCGGCCGGCGCCGCCGCCGTGGCGCCGCTCGCGGCGCACGCGCAGAGCGCCGGCAGCAACGTCGTCACGCTGGGCTGGTTCCACGTGATGCCGCAGCAGAGCAGCACGCCGATGACGACCAACGTCGCCCCGACACCGATCAACACCCCGCTGCGGCTGCCGCCGTCGTTCACGTCGCCGGGCACCGGGCTGCACACGAGCGGCGCCGACACCGTCGGCCTGACGGTCAGCCACTTCCTGACCGACCATATCGCGGTCACGTCGGTGGCCGGCGTGCCGCCGGTGTTCAAGGTGTCGGGCCAGGGCACGATCAAGCCGCCGGGCCCGGCCGGCGCGCTCGGTACGCAGAACATCGGGCTGGCCTCGGTCAACCCGATCGTGAAGAGCGTGCGGCAGTGGAGCCCGGCGGCGATCCTGCAGTACTACTTCGGGGCGGCGAACGCGAAATTCCGGCCGTTCCTCGGGCTCGGCGTGTCGTACAACTGGTTCAGCGACCTGCAGCTCAACACGAACTTCATCAAGCAGACGCAGGACAACCTCGGCGCGATCCTCGCGGCAGGCGCGGGCAAGCCGGGTACGACCTCGGTGGAGGCGAAGGCGTCGTCGTCCTGGCAGCCGGTGTTCAACGCGGGCCTGCAGTACAACATGACGGAACACTTCGGGCTGGTCGCGTCGGTGACCTACATTCCGCTGAAGACGACGTCGACGGTGACGATCAAGGCGGCGGACGGCTCGGTGCTCGCCGAATCGAAATCGGACCTGAAGGCCGACCCGATCATCAGCTACGTCGGGATGACGTACAAGTTCTGA
- a CDS encoding DUF2957 domain-containing protein: protein MKRNLILAAALAAPLLSACGGSGGDNPPPLVEERLCPATLDYNTVYTGGAGSGELAKVQLDTTKMTWQVTYVESAVPQKTGTVTPTRAGTVDSGTLTQETLLPTNKLNQCAFRLNGASLDASRPARIFVGFGVAGGTIPGKEIQFDGVLGQAAVPDTKFPYYPFIGFSSIETDITKVAGTYSHTGFGEVPSQKFAPASIDAKVTINADGTWTKCDTTGQFAGGACVQQGTNFVQSADGSGAFQSNNYASQLKPTLSATPQGKGFMIVGKLRNQLVPILVRTGVANPNPTPDSNGVPGLTADDESSISILAPQTAIAAGSQNGEYIGVDSQFDYRTTALIDKQATLLDPFQPSQASLATALDLDYTQKVPGTVTTIHTGSGSTSPTGKFIFSGGVFGFLDNAGSTPYFTIGAFVQ, encoded by the coding sequence ATGAAGCGCAACCTCATTCTGGCGGCGGCCCTTGCCGCCCCCCTTCTTTCCGCCTGCGGCGGCAGCGGCGGCGACAACCCGCCCCCGCTCGTCGAAGAGCGGCTTTGCCCTGCCACGCTCGACTACAACACCGTGTATACGGGCGGCGCGGGCAGCGGCGAACTCGCGAAGGTCCAGCTCGACACGACCAAGATGACCTGGCAGGTCACCTATGTCGAATCGGCGGTGCCGCAAAAGACCGGCACCGTCACGCCGACCCGCGCGGGCACCGTCGACAGCGGCACGCTCACGCAGGAAACCCTGCTGCCGACCAACAAGCTGAACCAGTGCGCATTCCGCCTGAACGGCGCGAGCCTCGACGCGTCGCGTCCGGCGCGCATCTTCGTCGGCTTCGGCGTCGCGGGCGGCACGATTCCCGGCAAGGAGATCCAGTTCGACGGCGTGCTCGGCCAGGCCGCGGTGCCCGACACGAAATTCCCGTACTACCCGTTCATCGGCTTCTCGTCGATCGAAACCGACATCACGAAGGTCGCGGGCACGTACAGCCACACCGGCTTCGGCGAAGTGCCGTCGCAGAAATTCGCGCCGGCGTCGATCGACGCGAAGGTGACGATCAACGCGGACGGCACGTGGACCAAGTGCGACACGACCGGGCAGTTCGCCGGCGGCGCATGCGTGCAGCAGGGCACGAACTTCGTGCAGTCGGCCGACGGCAGCGGCGCGTTCCAGTCCAACAACTACGCGAGCCAGTTGAAGCCGACGTTGTCGGCCACCCCGCAGGGCAAGGGCTTCATGATCGTCGGCAAGCTGCGCAACCAGCTCGTGCCGATCCTCGTGCGCACGGGTGTCGCGAACCCGAACCCGACGCCGGACAGCAACGGCGTGCCGGGCCTGACCGCCGACGACGAATCGAGCATCTCGATCCTCGCGCCGCAGACGGCCATCGCGGCCGGTTCGCAGAACGGTGAATACATCGGCGTCGACAGCCAGTTCGATTACCGGACCACCGCGCTGATCGACAAGCAGGCCACGCTGCTCGACCCGTTCCAGCCGTCGCAGGCATCGCTCGCGACCGCGCTCGACCTGGACTACACGCAGAAGGTGCCGGGCACGGTCACGACGATCCACACGGGTTCGGGCAGCACGTCGCCGACCGGCAAGTTCATCTTCTCGGGCGGCGTGTTCGGTTTCCTCGACAACGCGGGATCGACGCCGTATTTCACGATCGGCGCATTCGTCCAGTAA